DNA from Dehalobacter sp. 12DCB1:
ATATTGCAAAGAAAAATATTATGAATGATTTCTATGACTGGTCCCGAAAGATTAATCTAGTCGCATATAATTCTGGTAGGATGATTGAACAAATGCCAGAATTTCATAAATTTCAGTGGAGTTTCACAGCTCCATCATATATTAATGGACTGCAAAAGGGCAGTAAGCCTGGGTTTGTTGTTGCAGACGTGGTTTTGGGTAAAAAACTTTTGGAAGAGGATATAGAGTATTTTCTTGCAAAAGTGAATGTTATTAGTCAAAGTAAGAAGCATTCTCCCTTCATACCGGTACTTATAGTCGAGGGTATAGAAGAAAATGCTTTTTCAAGACTGAAATCTGCAGGTGTAGTATTGGGGTTTATTGATAAGCTATTCGGGAATCAATATTTAGAAACACTCAGAGCCCTTGTTTCCATCGTAGAGAATGCTTCAGCAGTCATAACAAAAAATCCGGATAAATATTTTGAATTTATAGAAGCACTTTCTAAGCTAGAGGGAAAAGCATCCAATCTTAAAGGTGATGTATTTGAATTAGCAGTCGGGTATTATTATTCTCAGTTAGCACCTTATTTAGAAATTAACAAATTGATCACAGAACGCGAAAGTGGGAAAAGTAAAGAAATAGATGTATATGTAAAGTATCCAACCGAGGCTAGATTCGTAGAGTGTAAGGGGTATAGTTATCCACTCGATGAAGAGTATGTTTCTAAATGGTTAAGTGATAATATACCTACTATTAGAAAATGGGCATTAAGTCAGGATGAATTTACTCATAAAGATTTGATATTTGAGTTATGGTCAACAGGAGGATTTGAGCAATCTGCAATAGATAAGCTTCAAAAAGCTGCAGGTTCGACAAAAAAGTACACGATAAGATTCTTTGATGCACAACAAATAGCCGAAAAAGCTAAGGAAGCCAAAAATGATAACCTCAATAGAATACTAAAAAATTATTTTACAAGCAATTCTTTGTAGCACGGTCCTTCGCATAACCATGTGTTACCGTATCAAGAACCTGGCTATAGCTCTAATTATAAGATTGACAGACAGCCTGTACAAGTGCCAAAATAGACCAGGTAAGAAAAAAGGGAATACATAAATCAAGACAATAGATAAGGAGACAGTATGGCAACCATTCAATTTATTATTCAATCGATTATTTTAGGCATCGTGGAAGGGATCACGGAGTTTCTGCCGGTCTCATCGACAGGCCATTTGATTATTTTTCAAAATCTAATCGGGTTTCAAGGAACGAATCAGCATTATGTAGAGATGTATACCTATGTGATTCAGCTTGGAGCGATTTTGGCGGTCATTGTACTTTATTGGAAGAAGATCAAACAAACACTGGTGGATTTCTTCCCGTCAAGGGTCAGCTATCAGGAATCCGGACTGAAATTCTGGCTGATGATTGTGCTGGCGTGTATTCCGGGCGCTACGATCGGGATTCTGTTTGACAATACCGCGGAAAAATACCTGTTTTTTCCGATCCCTGTGGCGATAACACTTTTCCTCGGTGCAATCCTGATGATCTATGCTGAGAATAGGCTTAGAACAAAGGCACCGGTTGGACGGGACCGGGACTTGAATGTTTCTCCAAGACAAGCGGTTATGATCGGCTTATTTCAATGTTTGGCTGTTATTCCGGGGATGTCCCGTTCGGCATCGACGATTATCGGCGGATGGGTTGCCGGGTTGCCGACGGTGGCTGCCACGGAATTTTCGTTCTTCCTAGCGATTCCGGTGATGATTGGGATGAGCCTGCTGAAGGTTGTTAAAATTGGTGGTCTGGCTATTCTGACTTCACAAGAAATCTTGTCATTGGCTGTCGGCTTCATTGTATCCTTCCTGGTTGCAGTCATCGTCATCCAGAAATTCATTTCATATTTACAAAGAAAACCGATGCGGATTTTTGCGATCTACAGAATGATATTCGCCGTGTTCGTGTTGGCAGCAGGGGTAGCTGGTCTATTCTAAATCAACTTGTTTCATCCGAATATTATCCTGAAATCTATCAGACAACCAAACATTCAGCCAGTCTTTTGGGTCATATATCATCGAATATTCAGGTTGTTCCCGGGTATTTTTTGTGCTAGAATAAATAGTGAATTGGAAAATTAAAGCTGATGATCAACCCAGTATGTTAACGGGTCATACAGAGAGGGGAACTGCGTACGCGCGTGTACAAAGCTGGAAGTTCCCTTGATAGTTAACAGAACCCCAGTTGTGAAGTGAGAATGAATAATCCTACGGCTGTCTCACCGTTATCTGAGCTTGAAGCGGCGTATGCGCAATTAAGGTGGTACCGCGGAAGATATACTTCTTTCGTCCTTAGATGGACAGAGAAGTTTTTATTTTTTTCTGCGGAAAGTATTCTTAAATGAATCAAAATGATTTGGAAAATATTAAGGGAAAAACTTACAGGGAAAAATGGTCAGAATATTAAAAATTAGAAATTAAGGATAGAATGGGGCGTGTAAATATGCAAACGATCGGATTTATTGGAACAGGCAATCTGGCTTCGTCCGTGATTAAGGGGTTATCTCAGCAGGACACGGATTTCCGGATCATGGCCTATGATGTATTTCAGGAGAAAGCGGAACTCCTGGCCCAAACGTATGGTGTTGCGAGCGCTTCTTTTACTGAAACCATTCAGGGATCAGATGTTATTTTCCTAGCAGTAAAGCCAAAAGATATTAAAGGTCTTCTTGACCAGCTTGCTCAGTTCAATCTTGCAGGAAAGCTTATTATTACGGTAGTAGCAGGGATAGGGCTGTCTGTTTACGAACAGGAACTTCCCGGCATCGCCGTGGTAAGGGTCATGCCTAACACGTCCAGTGCAGTACTGCAGGCTGTATCCGGGTTGGCCAGAGGATGCTGTGTTACCGACGGACAGGCAAAGACGGCTGAAACGATCTTTGCTGTTTTGGGAAAATTCCTGTGGATTGACGATAGTAAAATGAATGCGCTGACTGCCGTCAGCGGCAGCGGCCCGGCTTATTTCTATTTTTTTACGGAACTGATGGCGCTGGCTGGTGAAAAGCTTGGCCTGACGAGGGACGAAGCTGAATTTCTGGCCGCGGAAACCATGGTTGGCGCAGGGAAAATGATTGCTGAGAGCGGCAAAACTTCGCTGGAATTAAGAGAAGCTGTTACATCACCGAACGGAACGACCTACGCCGCACTGGAGAGCTTCCGGCAAGCCGGTCTGGCAGATATTGTCTATCAGGCTATGGAGGCGTGTGCCAAACGGGCTGAGGAGATGGAAGGAGAGTATGTTTGAATGAATACCCTGAAAAGGGCAGTATTAAAAATAGGCAGCAACAGCTTAAGCCTGCCGCAAGGCGGCATTGATGAAACCGTCATCGACCAGCTGGCCGCAGTCATTGCTGAGCTGAGAAAGCAGGGAACAGACTGCATCCTAGTTACCTCCGGTGCTGTTGCTGCCGGGATGGCCAAGATGAAGCTGAAGGAACGTCCGAAGGATATTGTCGGCAAGCAAGCCACAGCGGCTGTTGGGCAGGGAATATTGATTGAAAGGTATTCGTACTATTTTGAGAAATATGGCATGAGTTGTGCCCAGATCCTTCTTTCCCGGATCGACTTGGTTGAAGCCGAACATTACCGAAATGCGAGGAACACCTTGGAAAAACTGCTGAACTTCGGAATTATTCCGGTCATCAATGAAAATGATACCGTAGTTTTTGAAGAATTATGCTTCGGGGATAATGACAGGTTATCCGCGCTGGTGGCAGGAATGGTCAATGCAGATCTGCTGGTTCTGCTGACGGATGTCGACGGTTTGTTTACAGCGAACCCTGTCGATCATTCTGACGCTGTTCTGATTCCGCAAGTTCAAAACGTGGCGGAGGTCAAAGGTCTGGCCGAGGGTTCGGGTTCTGCGGTGGGGACTGGCGGTATGATTACGAAATTAAAGGCCGCCGAAATGGCAACCCGGTTTGGAACGCCGACATTTCTGATGAATGCGACAAGAATTGCCCAAATCAAAGACATTACTGAAGGTAATTATCCGGTAGGAACCTATTTTCCGCCGTTAAAACATAAACTAAACGGAAAGAAACGCTGGATGGCGTATGCGGCATTATCAATGGGCACGGTCATCATCGACGCCGGTGCCGAGAAAGCCTTGCTTCATGACGGCAAAAGCCTGCTTGCTTCCGGAGTAACCGGAATCGAAGGATTCTGGGAGCGCAAAGACCTGATTAAAGTTGTGAATAACCGCGGAGAAGAAATTGCCCGCGGGATTGTGGAATTCAGCAGTGAAGAGACGGAGAAAGTCAAAGGACTTCACTCTGAGGAAATACGCAGGCTGATTTCCGGGATTAAAGCAGAGGAACTGGTTCATAGGGATAACCTAACGATTACGCAGGAATACTGATAGGAATATTTAATTTTGTTGGTATGATGAAAAGATATTATCGGATTTACGAGAGATCATAAAAATATATTTAGCAATCGAGTATTTTTAATTATTGGAGAGATTGACTGGAGGTTGTGATGATGGAATTTGCTGAAGACCTTGTAATGATTGGCCAGCGGGCCAAAAATGCGGCACGCAAACTGGCTTTTACGGGCACGGAGACAAAGAATAAAGCCTTACTCGCAATGGCCCAGGCGCTTCTTGACAACGAGGATGCAATTC
Protein-coding regions in this window:
- the proC gene encoding pyrroline-5-carboxylate reductase, which gives rise to MQTIGFIGTGNLASSVIKGLSQQDTDFRIMAYDVFQEKAELLAQTYGVASASFTETIQGSDVIFLAVKPKDIKGLLDQLAQFNLAGKLIITVVAGIGLSVYEQELPGIAVVRVMPNTSSAVLQAVSGLARGCCVTDGQAKTAETIFAVLGKFLWIDDSKMNALTAVSGSGPAYFYFFTELMALAGEKLGLTRDEAEFLAAETMVGAGKMIAESGKTSLELREAVTSPNGTTYAALESFRQAGLADIVYQAMEACAKRAEEMEGEYV
- the proB gene encoding glutamate 5-kinase translates to MNTLKRAVLKIGSNSLSLPQGGIDETVIDQLAAVIAELRKQGTDCILVTSGAVAAGMAKMKLKERPKDIVGKQATAAVGQGILIERYSYYFEKYGMSCAQILLSRIDLVEAEHYRNARNTLEKLLNFGIIPVINENDTVVFEELCFGDNDRLSALVAGMVNADLLVLLTDVDGLFTANPVDHSDAVLIPQVQNVAEVKGLAEGSGSAVGTGGMITKLKAAEMATRFGTPTFLMNATRIAQIKDITEGNYPVGTYFPPLKHKLNGKKRWMAYAALSMGTVIIDAGAEKALLHDGKSLLASGVTGIEGFWERKDLIKVVNNRGEEIARGIVEFSSEETEKVKGLHSEEIRRLISGIKAEELVHRDNLTITQEY
- a CDS encoding undecaprenyl-diphosphate phosphatase, whose amino-acid sequence is MATIQFIIQSIILGIVEGITEFLPVSSTGHLIIFQNLIGFQGTNQHYVEMYTYVIQLGAILAVIVLYWKKIKQTLVDFFPSRVSYQESGLKFWLMIVLACIPGATIGILFDNTAEKYLFFPIPVAITLFLGAILMIYAENRLRTKAPVGRDRDLNVSPRQAVMIGLFQCLAVIPGMSRSASTIIGGWVAGLPTVAATEFSFFLAIPVMIGMSLLKVVKIGGLAILTSQEILSLAVGFIVSFLVAVIVIQKFISYLQRKPMRIFAIYRMIFAVFVLAAGVAGLF